A single window of Candidatus Flexicrinis affinis DNA harbors:
- the ppc gene encoding phosphoenolpyruvate carboxylase, giving the protein MFQLDPKLLDAVGSLSGDIRYLGSLLGLVIREQHGQEAFDLVEETRMSAKARRAGEDSETDRLLERMRRLPLEHKRILIKAFANYFQLINIAEDHQRVRVLREREAAGTLAETIDSALLDLKHAGSDAAAVERLLHSVRVRLVFTAHPSEAKRQEVLIKLADVSELLSALERQTLLPREQTQVTRDILRRIEQLWQTRPNRAQRATVMDEVEFGLFFITRFVMDVTVDLHLDLLDSLNRHFPLHDWSGTAPLIQFASWIAGDRDGNPNVTPDVTREALNVMRERARTVYQAEVEYLRDRQTQSLDEAPVSEELLLRLGISNPFTGRYAGEMYRQYLQRISDRLANGQYRRSDELLDDLQVMWDSLYHNRGVHAAEGTLKRLMLKVRLFGMHLAPLEIREDARLQTAALTEVFRRYHMADNYAEMPEPERIALLTREIDNSRPLLPVQLAFSDATNRVIATWRMIADIHAQHSPRAIDTVIASMSQNQSDVLAMLLLAREVGIADHVDIVPLFETVEDLQRSKAVMQGLFDNPVYSRYLDKRGRIQQVMIGYSDSNKDGGYVASNWNLYQAQRELAELCAQNNVTLCLFHGRGGSIGRGGGPTNRAILAQPPGSMTGPIKITEQGEVIAYRYGNPDIAYRHLQQVVNASILAIGAPQNGIDPHWFSVMDTLSELSRAHYRKFVYETPSFLTYWHEATPINELAQLPIGSRPAKRSKGGFESIRAIPWVFSWMQSRAIIPSWYGVGHACKTFCGDSPDGETTLQTMYERWPFFKALIDNVQLDVVKADMGIARLYSGLVSDAKLRDEIFNKIESEHAQTCDWICRITGQTSVLEKAPLMQRSIDRRNPYVDPLNFIQVALLADLRMMHPDLPAYDDTLQAVLATVNGIAAGMKTTG; this is encoded by the coding sequence ATGTTTCAACTCGATCCGAAACTTCTGGACGCCGTAGGTTCGCTCAGCGGCGACATTCGGTATTTGGGTTCACTGCTCGGTCTGGTCATCCGAGAACAGCACGGGCAGGAAGCGTTCGACCTCGTTGAAGAAACTCGGATGTCGGCCAAGGCGCGCCGCGCCGGCGAAGACTCAGAGACCGATCGCTTGCTTGAACGCATGCGGAGGCTTCCGCTAGAACACAAGCGCATCTTGATCAAAGCGTTCGCCAACTACTTTCAGCTCATCAACATTGCGGAAGATCACCAGCGCGTGCGCGTGCTGCGCGAGCGCGAAGCGGCCGGCACGCTCGCTGAAACGATCGACTCTGCTCTCCTCGACCTAAAGCATGCCGGCAGTGACGCCGCGGCAGTCGAACGACTACTACACTCCGTACGCGTGCGCTTGGTCTTTACAGCCCACCCTAGCGAAGCCAAACGGCAGGAAGTGCTGATCAAACTCGCGGACGTCAGTGAGCTGCTGTCGGCGCTGGAGCGCCAAACTCTGCTGCCTCGTGAGCAGACGCAGGTGACGCGCGACATCCTGCGCCGAATCGAACAGCTTTGGCAGACGCGCCCCAACCGCGCCCAACGCGCGACCGTGATGGACGAGGTCGAGTTCGGCCTATTCTTCATCACGCGCTTTGTGATGGACGTGACGGTGGACCTGCATCTCGACCTCCTCGACAGCCTGAACCGGCATTTTCCTCTTCACGACTGGTCGGGCACAGCCCCGCTGATCCAGTTCGCCTCGTGGATTGCTGGCGACCGCGACGGCAATCCGAACGTCACGCCGGACGTTACGCGTGAGGCGCTTAACGTCATGCGTGAACGGGCGCGCACGGTGTATCAGGCTGAGGTCGAGTACCTGCGGGACCGGCAGACTCAGTCACTGGACGAAGCCCCAGTGTCTGAAGAACTGCTGCTGCGGCTCGGTATATCGAACCCATTCACTGGCCGCTATGCCGGCGAAATGTACCGTCAATATCTGCAGCGCATCAGCGACCGGCTAGCGAATGGCCAGTATCGCCGCAGCGACGAGCTGCTCGACGACTTGCAGGTCATGTGGGATAGCCTCTATCACAATCGCGGCGTGCATGCCGCCGAGGGTACGCTCAAGCGGCTGATGCTCAAAGTCCGCCTGTTCGGGATGCATCTCGCACCGCTCGAAATCCGCGAGGATGCCCGCCTACAGACCGCAGCCTTGACCGAAGTCTTTCGTCGCTATCACATGGCGGACAATTATGCAGAAATGCCCGAGCCCGAGCGCATCGCCCTGCTGACGCGCGAAATCGACAATTCGCGCCCGCTGCTGCCAGTTCAGCTTGCCTTCAGCGACGCGACAAATCGTGTGATCGCCACTTGGCGCATGATCGCGGACATCCACGCGCAGCACAGCCCGCGCGCGATCGATACGGTGATTGCCAGCATGTCGCAGAACCAGAGCGACGTTCTCGCCATGCTGCTGCTGGCGCGCGAGGTCGGTATCGCCGATCATGTCGACATCGTGCCGCTGTTTGAGACCGTAGAAGACTTGCAGCGGTCGAAAGCGGTGATGCAGGGGTTGTTCGACAATCCGGTCTACTCCCGCTATCTCGATAAGCGCGGGCGCATTCAACAGGTCATGATCGGGTATTCCGATAGCAATAAGGACGGCGGATACGTCGCGTCGAACTGGAACCTGTATCAGGCACAGCGCGAACTGGCTGAACTGTGCGCGCAGAACAACGTAACGCTATGCCTGTTCCACGGGCGCGGCGGAAGCATCGGGCGCGGCGGCGGCCCGACTAATCGTGCTATCCTCGCGCAGCCCCCCGGCTCGATGACCGGGCCGATCAAGATTACCGAACAGGGCGAGGTCATCGCCTACCGGTATGGCAATCCCGACATCGCCTACCGTCACCTCCAGCAGGTCGTGAATGCGTCCATCCTCGCCATCGGAGCGCCGCAGAACGGGATCGACCCGCATTGGTTTTCGGTAATGGACACGCTGTCGGAGCTGAGCCGCGCGCACTACCGCAAGTTCGTCTACGAGACGCCGTCTTTTCTGACCTACTGGCACGAAGCCACGCCGATCAACGAGCTTGCCCAGCTTCCCATAGGCTCGCGGCCCGCGAAGCGCAGCAAGGGCGGCTTCGAGTCAATTCGGGCGATCCCGTGGGTGTTTAGCTGGATGCAGAGCCGCGCGATCATCCCGAGCTGGTACGGTGTCGGGCATGCGTGCAAGACATTCTGCGGCGACTCCCCTGACGGCGAAACGACCTTGCAGACGATGTACGAGCGCTGGCCGTTCTTCAAGGCGCTGATCGATAACGTACAGCTCGACGTCGTGAAGGCCGATATGGGGATCGCCCGTTTGTACAGCGGCCTTGTGAGCGACGCCAAGCTGCGCGACGAGATCTTCAACAAGATCGAAAGCGAGCACGCGCAAACGTGCGACTGGATTTGCCGCATCACAGGCCAAACGAGCGTGCTCGAAAAAGCACCATTGATGCAGCGCTCGATCGACCGGCGCAACCCGTACGTCGATCCGCTCAACTTCATTCAGGTTGCGCTGCTGGCCGACCTGCGCATGATGCACCCGGATCTGCCCGCCTATGACGATACGCTGCAAGCCGTCCTCGCGACCGTGAACGGCATCGCGGCGGGGATGAAGACGACCGGATGA
- a CDS encoding glycine--tRNA ligase subunit beta, whose amino-acid sequence MAGKPLNFQQVILKLHEFWATHDCVIWEPYNVQVGAGTGNPATLLRVLGPEPWRVAYVEPSVRPDDGRYGENPNRMQKYYQYQVILKPDPGNPQELYLQSLEALGINPREHDIRFVEDNWESPALGAWGLGWEVWLDGQEITQFTYFQQAGGLELNPPAVEITYGIERIVLALQGRDSAWDIEWLGDLQYRDMMLQDEIDHCRYYFDLADVENLREVYDIYEGEHKRSLEAAAIIPAYDYILKCSHLFNVLDARGAIGVTERASYFRRMRDMTRNIAKAYVAQRESLGYPVLKMAERWAGPALQTPAANASKPTAPADVLIEIGVEELPAQDVDDAQAQLEQSASKLFDDLRLAHDGVSVMATPRRLVVHARGVQPVQPNQTTVEKGPPAERAFNADGTPTKAAEGFARSRGIDVSALTVEDIDGGKYVMARVERAGRPATDVLAEALPAFVGAIKFPKSMRWNETNQAFSRPLRWILALFGGHVIPFAFAGVASGSVTRGIRPYGSPEQSVANPEAYFAFVASQGVVLDREARRATIAQQIRDLAAGVGGVVPDDPGLMQEVVNLIEVPTAVRGSFDPDFLTLPRDVLINVMRNKQRYFAVQSEAGELLPYFITIRNGDHDHVDLVQMGNEHVLTARFSDARFFYRDDVKVPLDGYLMRLSTLTFQEKLGSMLDKSRRIERLVPIVAQTLATPRADVEVAKRAAQILKADLATRMVVEMTSLQGTMGREYARLGGEPEPVAAAIYEHWLPRSADDSVPASPAGVLLALLDRLDSLVGLFGVGLAPKSTADPYGLRRAALGIIQILTHHEIDLDLSSVIKDAAAVQPVAISAEVRTQVEEFIAGRLRVWLSDRGFAADVISAVLAETPNNPYRALINVEQLTEWVADDGWAGILDSFARCVRITRGETQRYIVDESKFVQDEERELHLAYQQSRATLNAHPDVDSFLSSFAPMVPVVRHFFGDEAGKGVLVNTDDADIRRNRIALLQAISAMQAGRADLSALAGF is encoded by the coding sequence ATGGCGGGGAAGCCCCTCAATTTCCAGCAGGTCATTTTGAAGCTGCACGAGTTCTGGGCCACGCACGACTGCGTGATCTGGGAACCGTATAACGTTCAGGTCGGCGCGGGCACGGGTAACCCGGCCACATTACTGCGCGTACTGGGCCCCGAACCGTGGCGAGTCGCGTATGTCGAGCCGAGCGTGCGCCCGGACGATGGCCGTTACGGCGAGAACCCGAACCGCATGCAGAAGTATTACCAGTATCAGGTCATCCTCAAGCCCGATCCGGGCAACCCGCAGGAGCTCTATCTCCAGTCGCTCGAAGCATTGGGGATCAACCCACGCGAACACGATATCCGCTTCGTGGAAGACAACTGGGAGAGCCCGGCACTTGGCGCGTGGGGGCTGGGCTGGGAGGTCTGGCTCGACGGCCAAGAGATCACGCAGTTTACGTACTTCCAGCAGGCGGGGGGCCTCGAATTGAACCCGCCTGCTGTCGAGATCACCTATGGTATCGAGCGAATCGTACTGGCGCTGCAAGGCCGCGATAGTGCGTGGGACATCGAGTGGTTGGGCGACCTGCAGTACCGCGACATGATGCTGCAAGACGAGATCGACCACTGCCGCTACTACTTCGATCTGGCGGACGTCGAAAACCTGCGCGAGGTCTACGATATCTACGAGGGCGAGCATAAGCGGTCACTGGAGGCCGCGGCGATCATCCCGGCCTACGACTACATCCTCAAGTGCAGCCACCTGTTCAACGTGCTGGATGCGCGCGGCGCGATCGGCGTAACCGAGCGCGCGTCGTACTTCCGGCGCATGCGCGATATGACGCGCAACATCGCCAAAGCGTACGTCGCGCAGCGCGAGTCGCTCGGATATCCCGTGCTGAAAATGGCGGAACGATGGGCTGGGCCAGCGCTGCAGACGCCGGCCGCCAACGCCTCGAAGCCGACTGCCCCGGCCGATGTCCTGATCGAAATCGGGGTCGAGGAACTGCCGGCGCAAGACGTAGACGACGCGCAAGCACAGCTCGAGCAGTCGGCCAGCAAGTTGTTCGACGATCTGCGCTTGGCACACGACGGTGTCAGTGTAATGGCGACGCCGCGCCGGCTCGTGGTTCATGCGCGCGGTGTTCAGCCCGTACAGCCGAATCAGACCACAGTCGAGAAGGGGCCGCCCGCCGAACGCGCCTTCAATGCCGACGGCACGCCGACGAAGGCTGCCGAGGGTTTCGCGCGGAGCCGCGGGATCGACGTGTCGGCGCTGACGGTGGAGGACATCGACGGCGGCAAGTACGTCATGGCGCGGGTTGAGCGTGCCGGACGCCCGGCGACCGATGTATTGGCCGAGGCGCTTCCCGCTTTCGTAGGCGCCATCAAGTTTCCGAAGTCGATGCGCTGGAACGAGACCAATCAGGCGTTCAGCCGGCCACTGCGCTGGATACTCGCGCTGTTCGGCGGTCATGTGATCCCGTTCGCGTTCGCCGGGGTCGCCAGCGGCAGCGTGACGCGTGGCATCCGCCCGTACGGATCGCCGGAACAGTCTGTCGCTAACCCGGAAGCATACTTCGCATTCGTGGCCTCGCAAGGCGTGGTCCTCGATCGCGAGGCGCGCCGTGCCACCATTGCCCAGCAGATCCGTGATCTAGCGGCGGGGGTCGGCGGCGTCGTGCCGGACGATCCGGGCCTGATGCAAGAGGTCGTCAACCTGATCGAAGTCCCGACTGCGGTTCGCGGTTCGTTCGACCCGGACTTCCTGACGCTGCCGCGCGATGTGTTGATCAACGTGATGCGCAACAAGCAGCGCTATTTCGCCGTGCAATCCGAGGCGGGCGAGCTGCTGCCGTATTTCATCACGATCCGCAACGGCGACCACGACCACGTCGACCTTGTCCAGATGGGCAACGAGCACGTACTCACGGCGCGCTTCTCGGACGCCCGGTTCTTCTATCGCGACGACGTCAAGGTGCCGCTGGACGGCTACTTGATGCGCCTGAGTACCCTGACGTTTCAGGAGAAACTCGGCTCGATGCTCGACAAGAGTCGGCGTATCGAGCGACTGGTGCCGATCGTCGCCCAAACTCTCGCGACACCGCGCGCCGATGTCGAGGTCGCTAAGCGTGCCGCGCAGATTCTGAAAGCCGACTTGGCGACGCGCATGGTCGTCGAGATGACGTCGCTGCAAGGTACGATGGGCCGCGAGTACGCACGTCTGGGCGGTGAGCCGGAGCCAGTCGCGGCGGCGATTTACGAACACTGGCTGCCGCGCAGCGCCGATGACAGCGTGCCGGCCTCGCCGGCAGGTGTGCTGCTTGCGCTGCTTGACCGGTTGGACAGCCTCGTGGGACTGTTCGGTGTCGGGCTTGCGCCAAAGTCGACCGCGGATCCATACGGGCTGCGTCGCGCTGCCCTCGGCATCATCCAGATCTTGACGCATCACGAAATCGACCTCGACCTGTCGAGCGTGATCAAGGACGCTGCCGCCGTGCAGCCCGTGGCGATCAGCGCTGAGGTGCGCACGCAAGTCGAAGAGTTCATCGCCGGGCGTTTGCGTGTATGGCTGAGCGACCGCGGCTTCGCGGCGGATGTGATCAGCGCCGTGCTTGCCGAGACGCCGAATAACCCGTATCGCGCACTGATCAACGTCGAACAACTTACCGAGTGGGTGGCCGACGACGGCTGGGCGGGAATTCTCGACAGTTTCGCGCGTTGTGTGCGCATTACGCGCGGCGAGACGCAGCGGTACATCGTGGACGAGTCGAAGTTCGTACAAGACGAAGAGCGTGAACTGCATCTGGCGTATCAGCAGTCGCGCGCGACGTTGAACGCGCACCCCGACGTGGATTCGTTCCTGTCGTCGTTTGCACCGATGGTGCCGGTCGTGCGCCACTTCTTTGGCGACGAGGCCGGCAAGGGCGTGTTGGTCAACACCGATGACGCCGACATCCGGCGTAACCGGATTGCGTTGCTGCAAGCGATCAGCGCGATGCAGGCTGGACGCGCCGACTTGAGCGCGCTCGCGGGATTCTAG
- a CDS encoding protein kinase, with protein MAHDALIGKQIGEFTVKEVVGRGGMATVYRAEQPLMRRDVALKVIRMNDVADKNRDFSARFASEAKLIASLEHPNILPVYSYGITGEYAYLAMRLLRGGSLEDLLKGDPMPYEHAIGLFQQFAHGLALAHSKGIIHRDIKPSNILLDEEGNAYLTDFGLAKLVDAEAGFTKTGQIMGTPVYMSPEQLKGEALDFRSDVYALGCLLYEMLTGTPPFSSSDGDVIPVIFKHLQTHPDAPSERNLSLPPAFDSVVLRALAKAPADRYASVRDMATDLNRAVGKHSTLSFPRPADTVINRTQPIQVTQDRLRTGLIVAIVTLIVAVMGVTLLLVRTEQERQATAATNLAAAATAEQAVALSQTRTAIASRPRYDPDQIRLGESGRLEDYLPTEDEIEIAQSVFGTDGFIALIPCNTSSEYHAALTRELSQFAREAGVSTRVYDPDSDAYQQLTLLERAIADNATGIVLCPLDLELIAPTMQEIRRARIPFVSQASNMGQYGGVQVLTDATLLGRAPGEYIGQLVSDRFDGAAKVVVLTYDDLPDVKERADGMIEGLLEFAPGAEIVARVLGGTPDWARESIETLLNDGTEFNVILTINDAGGFGALEALEAAGVPYDDVLIGSVDAEVLAQRYIREGKYFKATVEAGRTVYASAAVSVMMKMLAGASVPEFTFIPPGELMTADTLQSEP; from the coding sequence ATGGCGCACGACGCCCTAATCGGCAAGCAAATCGGTGAGTTCACCGTCAAGGAAGTCGTTGGGCGCGGAGGCATGGCCACCGTTTATCGTGCCGAACAGCCCTTGATGCGTCGCGATGTCGCGCTGAAGGTCATTCGGATGAACGACGTGGCCGACAAGAACCGCGATTTTTCCGCGCGGTTTGCGTCGGAAGCCAAATTGATCGCGTCGCTTGAGCATCCCAACATCCTCCCGGTTTACAGCTACGGAATCACCGGCGAATACGCGTATCTGGCAATGCGCCTGCTGCGCGGCGGCTCGCTCGAAGACCTGCTCAAAGGCGACCCGATGCCCTACGAGCACGCCATCGGCCTGTTCCAGCAGTTCGCGCACGGGCTTGCGCTCGCCCACAGCAAGGGCATCATTCACCGCGACATCAAGCCTTCCAACATTCTGCTCGACGAGGAAGGCAATGCCTACCTGACTGACTTCGGCCTCGCCAAGCTGGTCGACGCGGAGGCGGGTTTCACCAAGACCGGTCAGATCATGGGCACGCCGGTGTATATGTCGCCCGAACAGCTCAAGGGCGAGGCCCTCGACTTCCGTTCGGACGTGTACGCGCTCGGCTGCCTCCTATACGAAATGTTGACCGGAACACCCCCATTTTCATCGTCTGACGGGGACGTCATCCCGGTCATTTTCAAACACTTGCAGACCCATCCTGACGCCCCCTCGGAGCGCAATCTGTCCCTGCCGCCGGCATTCGACTCGGTTGTCCTGCGCGCCCTCGCCAAAGCGCCGGCAGACCGGTATGCGTCGGTTCGAGATATGGCGACTGACCTCAACAGAGCCGTCGGCAAACACTCGACACTCTCGTTCCCGCGGCCAGCGGATACGGTGATCAATCGGACACAGCCGATTCAGGTGACGCAGGATCGTCTGCGTACCGGGCTAATCGTAGCGATCGTCACCTTGATCGTAGCCGTAATGGGCGTAACGCTGCTGCTGGTTCGAACAGAACAGGAACGGCAGGCCACGGCGGCCACCAACCTGGCGGCGGCGGCCACCGCGGAACAGGCGGTCGCGCTGTCTCAAACCCGAACGGCCATCGCGTCACGGCCCCGTTACGACCCGGACCAGATTCGGCTGGGTGAGAGCGGCAGGCTCGAGGACTATCTGCCGACCGAAGACGAAATCGAGATCGCGCAGTCAGTGTTCGGCACTGACGGATTTATCGCTCTCATTCCATGCAACACCTCGAGTGAGTATCACGCGGCACTGACGCGCGAACTGTCGCAGTTCGCACGCGAAGCAGGGGTTTCGACACGTGTGTACGACCCGGACAGCGACGCGTATCAACAGCTCACGCTGTTGGAGCGCGCGATCGCTGACAATGCGACAGGCATCGTGCTTTGCCCGCTGGATCTTGAGTTGATCGCACCGACTATGCAAGAAATCCGGCGCGCACGCATCCCGTTCGTCTCGCAAGCGTCCAACATGGGGCAGTATGGAGGCGTGCAAGTCCTGACGGATGCCACGCTGCTTGGTCGTGCCCCAGGCGAGTACATCGGGCAGTTGGTCTCCGATCGGTTCGATGGCGCAGCGAAGGTCGTCGTACTGACGTACGACGACTTGCCGGATGTCAAGGAACGCGCCGACGGCATGATCGAAGGCTTACTCGAGTTTGCGCCAGGCGCCGAGATTGTCGCACGCGTGCTGGGCGGCACACCTGACTGGGCGCGAGAGTCGATCGAGACGCTGCTCAACGACGGTACCGAGTTCAACGTAATTCTCACCATTAACGATGCCGGGGGCTTCGGTGCGTTGGAAGCGCTTGAGGCGGCCGGAGTGCCATACGATGACGTACTCATCGGCAGCGTCGACGCCGAGGTGCTGGCACAGCGCTACATCCGCGAAGGCAAGTATTTCAAGGCAACGGTCGAGGCGGGGCGCACGGTGTACGCCTCTGCGGCAGTATCAGTTATGATGAAAATGCTTGCGGGTGCGTCCGTCCCGGAATTCACCTTTATCCCGCCGGGCGAACTGATGACCGCTGACACACTCCAGTCCGAACCGTAA
- a CDS encoding GNAT family N-acetyltransferase yields MLRPVNIRTDLAPLADLIEVAFASSMDSSGRSALREMRTMARLSFGMLPLARLNDLTVGISLGFVWEEDGKLVGNVSVYPAKLPRSIGPSWIIANVGVHPLYQRRGIARQLMLRAMEMIHEKGGTQALLQVDDDNTAAIELYKGLGFASERTFTTYRRSPSLRFPDSPLTERPYIRRRRRSEWKQEMALAAALRPEERGGIGWLRPIVPELFRPDLLRGLRDFVNMRSLDRLVVEPNASQLQSVMWVERAFGATARLSLMIHPSRAGVDDEALLGSYVRQSGGNALTIEHPKDDETIHPVLERYRFFEQRTVIHMRWMAN; encoded by the coding sequence ATGCTGCGTCCCGTAAACATTCGCACCGATTTGGCGCCACTTGCCGATCTCATTGAGGTTGCCTTCGCAAGCTCGATGGATAGCAGCGGCCGGTCGGCACTGCGCGAAATGCGTACGATGGCGCGCTTGTCGTTTGGGATGCTCCCACTCGCGCGGCTTAACGATCTGACGGTTGGGATCAGCCTCGGTTTTGTGTGGGAGGAAGACGGCAAATTGGTCGGCAACGTATCGGTGTATCCTGCCAAACTGCCGCGCAGTATCGGGCCGTCGTGGATCATTGCCAATGTCGGTGTACATCCACTCTATCAGCGCCGCGGGATCGCCCGTCAATTGATGCTGCGCGCGATGGAGATGATCCACGAAAAAGGGGGCACTCAGGCTTTGCTGCAGGTGGACGATGACAATACTGCTGCAATCGAGCTCTACAAAGGCCTTGGATTCGCGTCGGAGCGGACGTTCACGACGTACAGGCGCAGCCCCTCGCTGCGCTTCCCCGACTCGCCGCTGACCGAGAGACCGTACATTCGCCGCCGCCGGCGAAGCGAGTGGAAGCAGGAAATGGCGCTCGCCGCGGCATTGAGGCCGGAAGAGCGTGGTGGGATCGGGTGGCTAAGGCCGATTGTGCCGGAGTTGTTTCGGCCGGATCTGCTGCGCGGCCTGCGCGATTTCGTGAACATGCGCTCGCTCGACCGCCTTGTCGTGGAACCGAATGCGTCTCAATTACAGTCGGTGATGTGGGTCGAGCGTGCGTTCGGCGCGACCGCGCGGTTGTCGCTTATGATCCATCCAAGCCGCGCTGGTGTCGATGACGAGGCGCTGCTCGGGTCGTATGTGCGGCAGTCCGGTGGCAACGCCCTCACCATTGAGCATCCAAAGGACGACGAAACCATCCATCCGGTGCTTGAACGATATCGCTTTTTCGAACAGCGCACGGTGATACACATGCGCTGGATGGCAAACTAG